GGGCAGCACCACCATGGCGGTGTCCTCGTCGATGCCCAGCCCCAGCTTGTAGCCCTTGGCCAGCATGGCCGGCAGCATGCGTGCGAAGCGGCCGCGCACCAGCAGGTGCTGGTCGACGAAGACGTCGTCGCCGACGAAACCGAGACCGTCGGTGATTTCCTTGCCCTCCTCCACGCCGAGCTTGAGCGTGGCGAGCACCGCGCGCGGGCGGCCGAACATGGTGCTGCTCATGATGGCGGCGCCGGCGCTGGTGCCGGCGATCACGCCGCCGCGCCGGTACATGTCCCAGAGGGCGTCGAGCACGCGGGTATTGCTGCCGTCCTCGTGGCGCAGCGCGCTCGTGATGCGGCTCTGGTCGCCGCCGGCGAAGAAGGCGCCGCCGGCAGTGCGCACCAGCTCGGCGAGCTTGGGATCGTCGGCCGCGGCGTGGTAATCGCTGCCGGCCAGCTTGACGGCCACCGGCACGAAAAAGGCCTTGGCGCCATAGGCGTTGAGGCGGTCGACCAGGAACTTGCCGGATTTTTCGGGATAGCCCGCCGCAGAAGCGAACACGGCAATGCGCGCATCTTTGCCGCCGGCCAATTGCAGGATGCGTTCCCAGACCGGGGCGTTACCCGGACGCAGGTTGCCGCCGATGATGACCAGCGAACCCTTGGGCGGCGCATTGGAGGCGGCGGCGTTTGCGTCGGCAGCCGAGGCAAACTGGACGCTGGCGAACGCCAGCAAGCCGAGGACGACACGCAATGCAATACGGAACATGGACTCCCTTCCCTACCGTGACCGATGGAACAATCCCAAGCGTGCGTAACGCTCCAAGCCTGATTGTAGAGGACTGTCGCCGTGTTGAGCCGAGTCAGGTGAGGTAAATGTTCGGGGAGTAACGCTCCATGATGGTCTCGGGATGCTGCGGCGCCGTGAATCCGAAGCGGGCGTACAGGCTGTGCGAGTCGGTGGTATTCAGGGTAAAGCGGCGCAAGCCCTGCAGGCTAGGGTGCTCCATGACGAAGCGGAGCAACTGCTTGGCATAGCCGCGGCCGCGGTACTCGGGAATGACGAAGACGTCGCACAGGTTGGCGAAGGTGGCGTAGTCGGTGACCACGCGCGCGAAGGCGACCTGGCGCCCATCGAGGTAGCCGCCGAAGCACAGCGAGTTCTCGATCGAGCTCTCGACCACGCTGCGCGAGATGCCCACCGCCCAGGTCGAATTTTCGCTGAGGTAGCGGTAGATCATCGGCACATCCAGGCGCGTACGATCGGTGCTGACCTGGAAAC
This window of the Massilia sp. WG5 genome carries:
- a CDS encoding GNAT family N-acetyltransferase; protein product: MIPTTNDSSFQVSTDRTRLDVPMIYRYLSENSTWAVGISRSVVESSIENSLCFGGYLDGRQVAFARVVTDYATFANLCDVFVIPEYRGRGYAKQLLRFVMEHPSLQGLRRFTLNTTDSHSLYARFGFTAPQHPETIMERYSPNIYLT
- a CDS encoding cyanophycinase, with amino-acid sequence MFRIALRVVLGLLAFASVQFASAADANAAASNAPPKGSLVIIGGNLRPGNAPVWERILQLAGGKDARIAVFASAAGYPEKSGKFLVDRLNAYGAKAFFVPVAVKLAGSDYHAAADDPKLAELVRTAGGAFFAGGDQSRITSALRHEDGSNTRVLDALWDMYRRGGVIAGTSAGAAIMSSTMFGRPRAVLATLKLGVEEGKEITDGLGFVGDDVFVDQHLLVRGRFARMLPAMLAKGYKLGLGIDEDTAMVVLPNRDVEVIGYKGALVLDLAKASVREGAFNISNVRVSYLDNGDRFNIATHEFTPSEEKADGKLDPSRPYYREPLFTADILGNSTVVDLMSKLIDSDQPEAIGITLGSPNGVQPDLGFEFRFTRAADSVGYESPSTDAYSIYNLRLDIRPILIRRPIYQYQQP